In one window of Gossypium arboreum isolate Shixiya-1 chromosome 4, ASM2569848v2, whole genome shotgun sequence DNA:
- the LOC108458387 gene encoding probable protein S-acyltransferase 6: MYRAPFPAQLSVFDRRVIDNNATDVRVYQVWKGSNKFFLGGRVIFGPDVRSIFLTISLIVIPVLLFCAFVSRRIIYAFDKHLGKLIIFILILLTVYDLILLLLTSGRDPGIIPRNSHPPELEEDGSTLSTDWLGSQSSAGVPNLPPTKDVVVNGVIVKVKYCQTCMLYRPPRCSHCSICNNCVERFDHHCPWVGQCIGKRNYRFFFMFVSSTTILCLYVFVFSWVTIKKIMAEYDCNLWSAFLKSPVSGILILYTFMTAWFVGGLTVFHLYLICTNQTTYENFRYRYDSKRNPYNRGCVHNVCEVFLSKIPKSKSNFREMVKVDSSSLFGSTMSLARPMSPNIGKKSFDIETGKRQAVVAEDFEDIHSQIDSVGGLERCGTQPRHIIQCENSNWEISPDISVMSAEFAIEQGFKDREKVCKKGH; the protein is encoded by the exons ATGTACAGAGCTCCATTCCCGGCTCAGCTCTCTGTTTTCGACCGCCGTGTCATCGACAACAATGCCACTGACGTTCGAGTCTATCAAGTTTGGAAAGGAAGCAAT AAATTTTTCCTTGGAGGTAGAGTGATATTCGGTCCCGATGTAAGGTCAATCTTCCTTACGATATCTCTGATTGTGATCCCGGTCTTATTATTTTGCGCTTTCGTTTCTCGAAGAATCATTTACGCATTTGACAAACATCTTGGCAAACTCATTATATTTATTCTAATTCTCCTAACCGTATAT GATCTTATTCTCCTGCTCCTCACTTCCGGGAGAGATCCTGGCATTATTCCACGAAACTCCCATCCTCCAGAACTGGAGGAAGATGGTTCCACTCTGTCTACGGATTGGCTAGGGAGTCAGAGCAGTGCTGGTGTTCCTAATTTACCACCTACCAAAGATGTTGTGGTTAATGGGGTGATTGTCAAGGTTAAATACTGCCAAACTTGCATGCTATACCGTCCACCACGTTGCTCACATTGCTCTATATGCAATAATTGTGTGGAGCGTTTCGATCACCATTGCCCCTGGGTAGGGCAGTGTATTGGGAAG AGAAATTATAGATTCTTCTTCATGTTCGTGTCTTCGACAACCATACTATGCCTATACGTTTTTGTCTTTAGCTGGGTAACCATTAAGAAAATAATGGCTGAATACGATTGTAATCTCTGGAGTGCATTCTTGAAGTCCCCTGTTTCAGGGATTCTTATACTATATACATTTATGACTGCCTGGTTTGTTGGAGGCCTCACCGTGTTTCACCTCTATTTGATTTGTACCAACCAG ACAACATATGAGAATTTTCGGTATCGTTATGATTCGAAAAGGAATCCTTATAACCGTGGTTGTGTTCACAACGTTTGTGAGGTATTCTTGTCCAAAATTCCAAAGTCTAAAAGTAACTTCAGGGAAATGGTCAAGGTGGACTCATCTTCTCTCTTTGGTAGCACAATGTCATTGGCACGACCCATGAGCCCAAATATAGGAAAAAAAAGCTTTGACATTGAGACAGGAAAGCGGCAAGCTGTTGTTGCCGAGGATTTTGAAGATATACACAGCCAGATTGATAGCGTTGGTGGATTGGAGAGATGTGGAACACAACCAAGGCACATAATCCAGTGTGAAAATTCCAATTGGGAGATCTCGCCCGATATAAGTGTGATGTCTGCTGAGTTTGCAATAGAACAAGGTTTCAAGGATAGGGAGAAAGTTTGTAAAAAAGGCCACTAA